Sequence from the Erythrolamprus reginae isolate rEryReg1 chromosome 2, rEryReg1.hap1, whole genome shotgun sequence genome:
caatgccaggtctgctataaataaagctcccctcatccaggatttactcctggtgGAGGGGGCATACCTAGTGTGTGTGACtgggacctggctgggcccagagggaggagttcttcTCTTGgtaatgtgcccagctgggtttcaggtgtgaCACCAGCCTtgaccccggggaagggggggaggagtggcaattatatcCATGAAGACCATCAAGATACGTAGGCTCACtacccctgagattgcgggttatgagtcccttcttatgaagCTGGATCTAGGGGTACAGGTGGACCttttgctcacatacctgcctcccagttaCGTGTCAACATCCCTgtctgtgctactcgaggaggtagctgggctggtggtGGAGTCTCTCAGACTTATCATTTTtggggattttaatctgccgtcactcggtgaatcccctaggttggtgcaggagttcatggccaccatggcaaccatggatctGACCCATGTAGTTCAGAGCCCGACCCATGAAAGGGGGCACACTCTCAACATGGTtttcctctcagagcagttgaaTAATGACCTaatactaaggggcttagaaacgttgcttttgtcatggtcagatcattttctattgtggcttcattttaaggctccaatccttcccccagggaggtgcaaccaattaggaggttccgccacagatgcctgatggatccagaaccctttcaaagggcgcttggagttttgtacacagttcagcagagtcccttgctgCAGCCATGAatactgtttctctttttctcttccatctaccttatgtatctatctatatgtgtTCTTACATTATCTAGCCAGAAGAGATCgttcaaatatatacagtatttgaaagtaactctttaaaaaaaaataaaaaaaatcacaatatcaagccagaaaataaaatataacaccAACCTACATTGTAAAAAAACCTATATAGTAACAAAAACACACATCATCATTAGccacaatttttaatttaatataaaactATTTCTGAACACCCCTGGTAAAAGTTTATCTAGCCTGGTTTCAGAAATTTTATTAATGTCATTGATGATGGTGGAGATTTAACATCAATTCAAATTTTGACAATTAAAGGATATGATTAATTCAAATAGtttgagttttttttaaagaaatgttacTATTCAATTATTATAATTCAAAATCCACATGGAATGAAAGAAGATAAGCTACAACACATTAGACATTACTTCAAAGTATGTGGTTTTATACTGCAtgtaaagtgtataaaatagacaCCAACATGAAGAACCTTAATGTTGTTTTGGCATCAGATGTTCTTTTGTGTTCATGGCAGGTCTCAGGataataatgtagcacttggggataaaGATGCAGCCCCCTAATCCCAGGCCAGAGGCCAGAATGGAGAAGATCTGCACAGCTACCATATATTTCCCTTTGGTACTCAGATATGTGGGAACAAAGGAGATCCAAACACTACAAAAaaccaacatgctgaaggtgatcagtttggcttcattAAAGGCCCCTGGCAGATTTCGAGCAAGAAATGCTACTAAGAAACAGATGGCAGCCAAAAAACCCATGTAGCCAAGAGCAGAGTAGAACatggtgacagagccttcattgcactgCAGCAGGATATGTTCTGGTTGGGAATGAAAGTCAGAATCTGGAAATGGGGGAAAGATTCCTAGCCATAATATGCAGATGCCTAACTGAATACCAGAACAGGATAAAACAATAGAATTGGCCAGACTTTTCCCCAGCCATTTCCTCAGGCTGcttcctggctttgtggccagaaatgccaccaccaccattacagtcttgGCCAGCAAGGAAGACACAGCAACTGAGAAAACAATGCTGAAAATGGTTTGTCGAAGCAGACAGGTCAATTTCACAGGGCGACCGATGAATAGAAGGGAGGttaagaaagaaagcaggattgaaaccaggaggatgtaggtgagTTCACAGTTGTTGGCTTTAACAATGGGAGTGTCTCGGTATTTCATGAAGATTCCCAGAATAAAGGCAGCTGTTAGGGACAAAACAATGGCAAAGAAAGCCAGGATGAATCCCAACAATTCTTCATAGGATAAGAAGCTTATATTTTTGGGGACACACTGATTTCGATTCTTATTGGAATACTGATGATTTGGACACTTTTCACAATGGACTGCATCTGAAAAAAAATGGTTAGCATATATCTGTTTTTGCACCTGTAGGAGCATGAAAACTTCATCAGAAATTAATTACTTCATTTTCAAGGAATAATATCATTTTTCTGCCCAGGGATATCCATATGACAcaacattatttaaaataataaacactCATTTTAAAGGCTAAAGTTGAATGTGATTATCTGCTCttaaattttctcctctttcccaAAACCAAGCAAGAAAGTAACAACTCAATAGGAATCAAGAACCTTTGGTTATTTCAATGCTCACATCATCATACAAAATTTGGTGATAGTGCCCAATCATTGAAAATAAATTGTGGATGGCTTCAAGAAATGTTATGTTTTTCTTGTTTGTTGAGCAAATACCCCCCCAAAAAGCAATAGAGAATGATTGTATCctgattttcttttgtttttggagCCACCTACTTTACCTTCTTGCCAAGAGAATGTTCCTTCCACACACAGAgaacagtcgtagcagcaaactggggCTCCCTCTCTCACAAGCTTGGCATAACCTGGGGAACAACTTTCTGTACATCTTGAATAAGGCACCATCTAAACATAAACAGAAAGAATAGTCAGAGCAATATATAAATTTGAAGGATTTACTGAAAGCAACTGGCTTTTGGAAGCTCAGTACCACATTGAGCAAAATGAGTCAAGGAGTACCAGCATGAACTTTAATTATTCTGCTTGCAAGGAGCAAATGAAAGATCATTCTCTTTGTTTATCAGTCTCCATTATAGATCCTGAAACAGACTGAAAGAGTCCCCGTCTTTCTCTCCTATAACTGATCATTGTATCATCATATGCAAATGACTTTTTTAGCTGCCCTCATACCCCTCACCACACTCTTAGTGATATTTTTCACTTATGCAATACAGTAGGCTAAACTCTTTGTACTCTGGAttttctcccaaaggtgcttttcaaaagataACTGATCCTTATTTTCCCTTGAATATGTTTTGGTTCTCATTCCAGAAGTTCTTTAATTCTTACTGAATGGAGGAATTTgagaggatttatattccttgcagtcatctagTGGTTAGCAGTCTTTCTGAAAGTTGTTGAGGCCATTTGGAAGTTTATCTGTGTCAGTCACATGAATAGTGCAAATCGGTATGGAACCTTTTTTCAACGGCTGAATTGATATCCTGTTTAGAATACAAACTTTTCAGCAGTtccaaatccttccattctccaccattcagtgTGACccaaaaaagcttcttggatgagaagtgatatATGTAGAAGTGGAAGCAAAGTCCAGgtgccttttttaaaaaggtgactTAGAATCTACATAGACATTCTGAATTTTTTCATACTGAAAACAAGATAATTTGATGTATTATAAATTATGGAAACAAATTTCCATTTAATAATGTAGATTGCAAATCCCACAATACAATGCAGCAGATTCCAGTGTGTAATATATTATTGTAAAATCtttacagtaaaataatatctaatAAATCAATGAGACTTTAAGTTCTCTTATTTTGAAGTTATCTCAATTGGCTTCAATTTGTGTGCAGAAAAATTTTCACATAAGGAGATGAATAGAGCAAAATTCAAGGAGCCTcaactctgagtccttggagaggggaggcatacaaatccaatagtaaataaataaataaataaacaaacaaactacattGTTAAATATAGTTGGCCATTGGATGGCACCTTGATTGACAGAAATCTTGACTTCCAAGGAGGCTTGTCTTTCTACACTCCCAATTTTCACCCCTGCATCTGATTTGTTCAACACTGATGTCCACTGCATGATATCAAAGTCACCAACAGGAACTCCATTTTCATCAAAGGAAATCCCATCTCTGGAAATATTATGATGTTGGAGATTTTTCAGGAACTTATGAAGctgcataaaaacatagaaaaaaacATTACTATTTGAGCCTTTATTCAGTGTTTTTCTTGCTACTATTCTGGATTGGAGGTGCTCTGAATAATTAAACCTCTTCAAATCACCACCACAATCTGAATGATATTGATTTAGCCAGGGTTGGAATCCAAAAAAAATAGCAAAGGTTTCTCTGCCTGTTtgttgggtgggtgtggcctagtcagcctcctgtaaCCTGATGGGGTGGGGTGTTTTTGCCCTACTCAGGCTCtagatcaatgatggcgaacctacaccatgagtgccacaggtggcacgtggaaccatatctgctgccaTGTGAGCTGtgtcctacctcagctccaatgtgtatgtgtgtgctggccagatgatttttggctcacacagagactctgggagggcatttgtggcttccagggagcctccagggggatgggagagggcgtttttaccctcccctggctccagggaagcctttggagcctggggagggcaaaacacgagcctactgggcccaccataggttgggaaacaggtcatttccagccttcaaaagtcttccagggggcaggggaagctgttttcaccctccccattattggtgtgggcactcgtgtatgtCTGATAGTgcacacgcatgctcttttggcacccgagggaaaaaagattaaccatcactgctctagaggcgctctgggggccagaaatgggcccatttccagcATTTCAGAGCGTCTGGGCGCCCTTGTTTTCCACCCTCCCTGAGTCTCCACACTGACCCTGCACTTATCTGGCATCCAAAGCAGCTGCGTGGAGACTCCTGGAAGAGGCTGGTCGGGATTGGATTGGTAGGAGGGGTGTGGTGGGAGGGGCAGGGTTGGGTGGGGTGCATGGGGTAGTGGCATTTGTGGAGTTTGCTGAACCCCAGAGAATCTTTGCTAGAGAGTCACCCAAACTCATATGAATCTGGAGCAATACATCTGAGACAAGATGAGATGAGACATTTGCAGATACATATTACTATCAATCCAGTGAAGAAGTTAGTGAAGTTTAACTTTGGGCTAGGAATGTAACAAAAATTGCAAAGGAGATGTATAGATGAACCTTTATATCTTGTTGCTACATTAGGAACTTTTAACAGCAATGTAAGAAAAATCTATAGAGTTTAGGCCTAGATATACTATTTACCATGTATCCTTAATAGCGTACTGAACTTTCAAACCTTAGCAGGCCTTGCAAGTAGGGAATTgcaaaagagaaggaaaacagGTTTATTAGGAAGCAGGAATGATGAAATCCTATGTTCCAAGCCAAGGAACTTTCATAGGAAAGAGGAATAACAACATGATGGATAGTTCTGAAAAAATCTGAAGAAATAGGAAGCAGGGCTAGAAAAACAAGA
This genomic interval carries:
- the LOC139159347 gene encoding vomeronasal type-2 receptor 26-like yields the protein MKRQKRCLEKHWRKRRSESNQTLVKARVEIYKVAIRSTRHAYNVSLIVCVESHPAALFRMTRSCLNQGGVDEPLQGSAEDFNKLFANKIAQIQTDLDSNWNAVSADNELVKVTGAHPSLSVWREFDLVTPDEVDKAIGAINYSIINHLAEQNHRFPFSYRMTPNQEPPYSVIVKLLQQFQWTWIGLLSQNNEKGQKFRRHFEILALKNGICIVLSGTVPEANMKSSAGETLMQEKNEMFFSLIKSQIKIIVCQIDFQASGMLAAIIQKNDMTNKSIVGRVWIATTLTTVSVGIFDFWIDLKNKYALFSFLIQTKRRTQYYDLKSYASMVQLYGREAFQCSYSSPVLSKKVWKKCREKENWEFPPHDMIAGILSQDFSSISQIIQIVAWVLSAASSSQPIKKRKTQVVQPWKLHKFLKNLQHHNISRDGISFDENGVPVGDFDIMQWTSVLNKSDAGVKIGSVERQASLEVKISVNQGAIQWPTIFNNMVPYSRCTESCSPGYAKLVREGAPVCCYDCSLCVEGTFSWQEDAVHCEKCPNHQYSNKNRNQCVPKNISFLSYEELLGFILAFFAIVLSLTAAFILGIFMKYRDTPIVKANNCELTYILLVSILLSFLTSLLFIGRPVKLTCLLRQTIFSIVFSVAVSSLLAKTVMVVVAFLATKPGSSLRKWLGKSLANSIVLSCSGIQLGICILWLGIFPPFPDSDFHSQPEHILLQCNEGSVTMFYSALGYMGFLAAICFLVAFLARNLPGAFNEAKLITFSMLVFCSVWISFVPTYLSTKGKYMVAVQIFSILASGLGLGGCIFIPKCYIIILRPAMNTKEHLMPKQH